A stretch of DNA from Pagrus major chromosome 22, Pma_NU_1.0:
cattgcgCAAGTTAACTCAGTTTATCACACACAGGATGCAAAGGGGTATCTACAGCATCAAACCTAGAGGTGTAGGGTAACTGACCAGGATGCTGTAAATGCCACACTGGGAGTGGGATTAGAAAACATGCAGTTTTAAGGCACTTCCGCATTGGCTTCACCTTTTAAACCTGCACACTCCATCTATACTTTATACAGTCTATGATACACAGCAGAACAACTTAGAGTCAACACTCAGCTCAAGTTAAAGCAAGGTAGAAGCCAACATCTGTTGAAAGtatcagaggaggaagagataaaTAAGCTGTGAAAGATAAAACGAGGAACGAAGGATCTATTTTATCTATGAGGGGGATTTTCTCTTATCAGAAACACATGCACTGGATAGCGGTGACAGGACAGTGATGAGTAACTTTTGTGCTGGACTTAAGTGTGGGTACTTTATTTCATGCCTGTAGGCAAAAAAAGATGGAAGCGAACCAGTTTCTAAGCTTGTTGATGTTAATCATGTTCACGCACACACCAGTGCACAtgtcaaatgtgttgttttctatGCCAGGATTTAATCAAAGCTACAGCCATCAGTGGTGTTAGTTTATGTGACCcacacaaatgaaaatattttccaCATCTTTGGTTACATTAACTTATCCCTTTGCAGTGACCGACATCAGAGGAGACCTCGCTCTTTGACAAAGTTATAAAAAAGTGCCCTTGAATAACACTGTGAGGAAGTGAAATTTTCAACTTGGACAAGAAATTCAGGAAGAGAGAGGCACGTTCATGGAAATATGACCACATCCTCTCcgaaaatattaattaaaatggTGCCTATCATAAGACAAATATCAGCGAGAGTTCAGGAGGGAAAGGAAGAACGCAACAACCAGTGTGTTGAAACCAGTGACCACAACGCTGCATCTGTGAGGTTCACCACATGTGGTTTACCAAAAAAATCATATGAACATGACTCAGTGGTTTACACATATGGGACGACACAGTTTCACATGTGACTGTATCAAAGTTCAGAAAAGTCATGAAACTGATTGAGAATAAGAACAGGGTTAAACAAGGTCACACGCCTGTTCAAACACAGGTTTTAACAAGTATGGACAGAGGTTCTACCACGGTTATCTTCACATCGTCAAACTTTTCAGCGTGGACACGAGGCGGGGATGATGTGCAGCAGAGATCTCCAGAAAGTGAGCCCCACGTATGGAAACTATCTGCTGAACTGAATAGCAAGCaaagagtcaaaatacacagttaGAGCagcttttcttctgtctttccaGACCATTAAGAGGAATTCTAACAATAATAAGAACATCAGCCTTCATTTGGATTTACTGGCCATTTAAACCTGCTCATAAACTTTTACTATTTCACCAAACATCAGACTAAATTTACAGTTATCCTCACTAAACGAGTTGCAAGTCTTCTAAGGACTCAAGAGCTCGGTTGTGACCGTCGTGGAAGATCTGCTCAGCATCCACCTGGCTCTTTAAGTTCAACCGTCGATATGGAGAGATTCAAACATTAAATCCAGCCAAAACGCTGTCTTCTCTGACTGCTTGCTATCATTCACAAGGAGGCGTGAGGCAACACAGCGATGAACACCATCGGAAGGATCTGATGTACAGTGACTGCTGAATGATGCCCCCTGCTGAAACTGCAGGCGTTCATGACAGAACATTTCAGCAAATTcaagaaatatttattaattttccaAATATTTGCAGGGTGGTAGAATATTTAGAGTTTAAATTTGGCCccaaaaaatgcacaaatagAGCAGTTTCAGAGGAAATTCATATATTAACACTCATAGATggtgaaaaacactttattattaGAAAGATGTTTCAAAACGCAGATGTTGTGAACATAGCTTAAAGGGACTATGACTATGAATTCATTACATAATGTTGTGTATCTTGAATATTGTCACATTACAATGGGTTTAGAGCACTTTGCAGTCCTCCTCTAACTTTAGTGATATTGATAAACTAGGAAAACTGTCAGAGGCCAGGCTACGCTCCAGATGTACTTTCTCCCTGTAGCACACATCTTCACGGTGGATGTCTCTTATAAATGGGTAAATAAATGGGTTGAGAAACAGGGCAGTCTGGCGGAGGGTTCCTTCCAGACCACCACACCTGCCTGCTCCCCAAAACTGACCAGTCATGTCTGCTATGCTGATCATTGCACTGGTTTCTGCTGATCAGACAGCAGCAAAAATCTGAATTCACCTTCAGTTTCATGGCAGATTTGGTGCccatataaataaatatctgtggaATTACACTTTTACACCACAGAGCTCTTCAATGTTATCAGATCTCTCATTGCTCCTCTAAAAAAGTCCCTccttaaatgacaaaaatcaagATAAATCATCCCGGTGTGAATCATCACGGGACCCTGACATCAGCCACGCTTTTTGTCATCGTTATTACTCTGCCACCGTCCCGGAAGGCACCACCAAGGAGCCTCTCCTGAGTTCAGAGAAGTGAGGAGGCTGGGCGTTTGGTGACAGTGCGCGCTGTCCTTTCAGCACCAAGGTTTTACGCACGGCCACATGAGTTACTTTGCGGCGAAAACACTGAAGTTTTGGCAAGGTTAcgaacagaaacacaacacagacagacatgttttCACCAAAGTTTGAAGTCGTGTTGTGGattttttggttttgatgagactctgatgagactTTTCGTGTTGTGGCGCTGCTTTCGCTTGATTTTCACAGCTCTGGAACACGCCGATTTTCCCCTCAGCGTGTTTTCACAATTAAGTAAACTACTCCAGTCTCCAGACAGATTTGGGGTGGGGGTTGCTGGGGGGGCGTGGGAGCCAACTGCACGCCCTGACTTAAAGAAAGCTGTACCAACCACAGTAGACCAGTGCAAACTAATCTCCACTGGCGACAAATTCTCTGTAAACCTCAACTATGCGGTGTAGTCGCTTGCTCTGAACAGGAACTATAGTGTAgtaagtttttttaaaaacccgGGCGTAATTAATTTGCAAAAGAGTCTTCCTTAAACGGTGCGTGCTCGTGTTTCAGTCCCCATGATGGATGTAAAGTGCGCAATGGCTCTAAATGAAGTCATGAGAATCAGAAGAAGGATATGGGAGCATTTCCACTGAGATGCCGGTATCTGCGCTCTATTCTGGGCTGATTGGAAATTTCTGTGGAAGTATTAGTGGGAAAAACGCTTCCTGTAACTGCGTATCGCACACATAAATGGAGTAAcggaaaggaggaggagggggggagagagagaagcgcAGAAAACTTCACACGGCGTCCAAGTGATGGTCAGTCAACTCAAGTGGACTTTCCGCATCGGGAGTGCCAATAATGCGTCTTATTGTCATCACAGACACGACGGAGTAACCCGCAGGGGACAGGACACCGCGTCTGCGAGACAGGATAAAAAGTGAGCCTCACTTCGGGGAGGACGCACACGAGACCTGGAGCGCCGGATCCTTGAGCTGCTCGTCCGCTCTCTCCCGACGGTCGGCCGGTGTTCAGAGGAGGAGCGCGGATGCTCGGCGTGTACTCATATGACTCCAGAAGCTTTCATGCCTCCTGCATAACAGCAGAGTTTAACGGGACGTATTCCAGGAGCTTAAATTGAATTTACGCAcggttcttttttttttcttttttcctcctttttcatcATTGTCGGACGCGCGTAACACAGTCAGTGTTGGAAAAGGCTGTCGAGCCCTGaggtatttacatttttatcgTCCAATCACTCGTTTATTTTCTCTTAATTCCCTTTTTATTCTCATGTTTGGTTGTGTACATGCAGcctaatttgttttttgttttgtttttgttttttgtaaaggaAATCTTGAGTTTATTCCTGAAGTAATAAAAAACTAAAGTAGCGTCATGGGCAGGCttacaggcagagagagagagagagagagagagagagagagagagtacacCTGTAGCGCACTTATATTGATTTATGCCAAAATGGCGCCACGTTAATGGCTTGTGAACCCATTCTCTCTActacaaaatgaaaaagtttgTTTAAGACCTGAACTTGGTGAGGGAAGTTTAAACAGCAGAATGAATAACTTCAAATTGTTGGATTTTCTTGTCAAATTAAGTccaaattaacttttttttaaattaaagataaAAGGAAACCCTTAAGAAATACATTTGGATATCTTTGTGTGCCAAAATAGCAGCTcaaacacttcctcctcctcatgtgcTTTAACGTGTCATTTATTAGTATCTCTGTTCTGACATCCATCCTTGATCTTTCTCGCAGGTGTCCGGTTAAACTTGAGCTGAACTGGAGAAGGAGttgccttttttctctccctctctctcttctcactcCACGGGAGCTATGAGCGGACTGCGGAAGCACTTCAACATGGGACTGGTGCTACTGATGTGCGCGCTGACCGGACACTGCGGCGAGAGCGCGCCCTCGACGGCGACGCCGGCAGCTGCAACCAGCAGGGACGCGCACCGGGACTTCAGGCGGATAGTAGAGATCatgaagctggtggaggagagcCGGGGTCGGCACAGCACGGCGAGGACGGAGCCTCCGTCAGTGCAGCGGGCGATAAGCTCTCCGGTGGAGACGAGGGATTTACGCAActtgaaaacagaaagagaggagaagactGTCGGTGAGTGGCGGCTTGTAGTCTGGGCGTGACCCTTATGTTGGATCTACAGAGGATGCTGTAGCATATGATGAGGGatgtttcatattcatattGCAGAGTCATTGTACGATTATATTGGagtattttctcgattaatcgatcagttgtttggtttagtgtCTCCCAATGACCTCCTCTAAtgccttgttttgtccacaacctagagatattcagtttagtttAATAGAGAAGTAAATAAACCAAACTTCTgccacatttaacaagctggaatcagagatttttaaaaaaaaaaaaagttaaagggTTGTTGCACCCAAATGACCTAAATCATGAGCAAACTCCACTTTAGTGACAGGTAGCTGTGCAGCGTTTGAAAATCAGAGGCAGATACTTCAAAACCTTGGAAAAGTTAAACCAAAAGTACCTGCATGGGAGCAGGAAGTACGTGAGAAAGTAtgttttactttcattattTGGGTGTACCAATCCTTTAATGATTTCCTAAGAAtctattttttttgcttttgtttgacCCTCGCTGGATATATACGTTTTAAATTCCAAACCTATCCCTGCTCTAAGTCATGTGATGCCCCCCCCTGAGAAAGTGTATGATGATATCTCGACcctaattaaaatgcaaatgtctGTGCTATTTAAAGGCAGCTACTGTGCAGAGGCCAAACCTGACACTCCTTTtcccgtcctctctctctccacagtcGTACCCCCCGCAGGTGTCAGAAAGAAGGAGAAGTTCCTAAAATATCTAACAGGTGAGGCCTCATTGCAAGCTTCTGTGCCACTTCTGTGCTTGAGTTAAGAAAATCAGAGGAAAGACGGAACGTcatcaaaaacagcagaaaaagttAACACAGTCTTACATAATATGgctttaaaaacagctgtggtGCCGTAACAGGCTGCTAACAaagtttttctctctcaggtcCACTTTACTTCAGTCCCAAGTGCAGGAAGCACGTGTACAGGCTCTACCACCACACCAGAGACTGCACGATACCTGCATGTAAGCTGCATTCACACCACGAGGAACGAACCCTCTTTGTCAGTCCAGTGTGCGAAAGGCATCCACTCACAGGCAAATCTCTCGTTTcaccctttttctctctcagactACAAAAGATGTGCGAGGCTTCTCACGCGACTAGCCGGCAGCCCGCAGTGCACGGTGGGGTAGCACACACAAGGTACGGTAATGTATTCACCTCTCATTCAAACACAAGTGTTGAGCTGTGAAGAGAGGATGAGTGCACGGGTCTTATATTGTTCAAGTGCTGGAGATATAAAGACTAGAATCCAGGCAGGCCAGACATGTGACACTATGTTTCCAAAGGTGTGGGACAGAGGAAGTAAAGGAACATAAATATTactgtaaattatttttaaagtaattaattGTTATAATTGGATTAATTTAcgatgggttagggttagggggttagggttaggggttagcctaaccctaactctaatgtGCAAGTAGCACATACTGCTGTAGCTGGTGGAGGTGAAGCGCTCATGTAAACAACTTTATATAAAGTTAGGTTGTTTATAATCATGCATTAGATTTATCAGCTCTGATCTAAAATCTTGTTCAGGCGGTGGTCCGTGGGCCAAATGCGGACCTTTAACGACTTCATTCCGGCCCGTTTTGTCCGTAGGCTAATTGGCACAGTCTTTAGTTATGTCTTATCTCATTAGTAGGTTTTGACTGCTGTTGAAGCAGGGGGTACTTCTATGATTAATAAagtgcgttttttttttcccccatgcaCTTTTGAATGTATAACAAGtctttttttcaattgtgaaaactaataaagTGGAGAAAGGATAAAGGGCATTGTTTTAACACAGGTCAGACAGTGAGTGTAAATGTTTGGATAGCATCTCAAATTCCTACTCGAGTAAACAtgcttagttactttccaccgcTCAGAAtctcaaatattgtactttactgAGAGAGTG
This window harbors:
- the alkal2a gene encoding aLK and LTK ligand 2a → MSGLRKHFNMGLVLLMCALTGHCGESAPSTATPAAATSRDAHRDFRRIVEIMKLVEESRGRHSTARTEPPSVQRAISSPVETRDLRNLKTEREEKTVVVPPAGVRKKEKFLKYLTGPLYFSPKCRKHVYRLYHHTRDCTIPAYYKRCARLLTRLAGSPQCTVG